In one Ictalurus punctatus breed USDA103 chromosome 19, Coco_2.0, whole genome shotgun sequence genomic region, the following are encoded:
- the slc26a3.2 gene encoding solute carrier family 26 member 3, tandem duplicate 2, with amino-acid sequence MAQYVVSRPLYTEDAFTDDYEKVWRQHKTMLDHVKQYFTCNSNRAKNAALSLLPIIGWMKLYNVREWILGDIVSGVSTGLVAVLQGLAYSLLASLPAWYGLYAAFFPVIIYFFFGTSRHISVGAFPVLSLMVGSVVTRLVPDEGPVANITGFEGLTMDQQRAMVSASLTFLIGIFQLAMGLLQVGFIVIYLSDTLVSGFTTAAAVHILVSQLKFIFGLKVPGFSGPLALVTILQKTFVQITSTNIHDLVTSIVVMFVVFIVKELNDRYKKKLPVPIPIEVIMTIIACGVSYAFNFQANYGVDVVGKIPDGFEAPLAPNLQIFQETAVDAFPMCIVGFAVAFAVAKVYAVKHDYVIDGNQELIAFGASNIFGGAFKSLAASTALSRSAVQESTGGKTQVAGLLSAIIVLIVTLAIGFLLEPLPKSVLGAVVIVNLKGMLMQVSEVPYLWRKDRPDCIVWIVTCVGSILLGLDIGLAVGLGIEMIAVVFRTQFPHCCVLANISGTDIYRNRKDYVNIYEPEGVKIFRIPSPIFFANIDFFRGKLLDAVGFNPLRVLRKRNKALRKIKKLIKKGELRVTSKGLQATCSLPIEESEDESNMEDLDQPIDFSDLPVQVNWRAELPANISVPPVDIHSLVLDFSAVSFLDISALKGLKTALKEFIRIDIEIYIVACDPYIIEKLKSCKFFDDEITTSIFFLTLHDAMLHILYLHPPLSISEKVNINSCDKLNNGMNSLRNREKTGKEPETRF; translated from the exons ATGGCGCAGTACGTGGTGTCCAGACCACTTTACACAGAGGATGCCTTTACAGATGACTATGAGAAAGTCTGGCGGCAACACAAGACCATGCTGGACCATGTTAAACAATACTTCAC TTGCAATTCAAACCGAGCAAAAAATGCAGCCTTGTCTTTGCTGCCCATCATTGGATGGATGAAATTGTATAATGTCAGAGAATGGATATTGGGTGATATTGTATCTGGAGTCAGCACTGGACTGGTGGCTGTACTGCAAG GACTGGCATATAGTTTACTTGCATCTCTTCCTGCCTGGTATGGGTTATATGCTGCCTTTTTCCCTGTGATCATCTACTTTTTCTTTGGCACTTCTCGACACATTTCTGTGG GAGCATTCCCAGTTCTGAGTCTCATGGTAGGGTCTGTAGTGACCAGGCTGGTACCTGATGAGGGTCCTGTGGCCAACATCACAGGCTTCGAGGGGCTTACAATGGACCAGCAAAGAGCTATGGTGTCTGCCTCACTAACCTTCCTCATTGGTATTTTCCAG CTTGCCATGGGGTTGCTGCAGGTGGGCTTCATAGTCATTTATCTGTCTGATACTCTTGTATCCGGGTTCACTACTGCTGCTGCAGTTCACATCCTGGTGTCACAGCTCAAATTTATTTTTGGGCTTAAGGTACCAGGCTTCAGTGGCCCACTCGCCCTTGTAACA ATCCTGCAGAAGACCTTTGTGCAGAtcacttccacaaacatccatGATTTGGTGACGTCCATTGTggtgatgtttgttgtgtttattgtgAAAGAGCTCAATGATAGATATAAGAAAAAGCTTCCGGTGCCCATCCCAATAGAAGTCATCATG ACTATCATAGCATGTGGAGTATCCTATGCATTCAATTTCCAAGCAAATTATGGAGTGGACGTTGTAGGAAAAATACCAGATGG ATTTGAGGCACCTCTTGCTCCTAATCTTCAGATATTTCAGGAAACAGCAGTAGATGCTTTTCCAATGTGTATAGTGGGTTTTGCTGTGGCCTTTGCTGTGGCTAAAGTCTATGCTGTCAAACATGATTATGTTATCGATGGAAACCAG GAACTCATAGCTTTTGGTGCAAGTAACATCTTTGGTGGAGCGTTTAAATCGTTGGCAGCCAGCACAGCTCTCTCCAGGAGTGCAGTACAAGAGAGCACAGGAGGGAAAACACAG GTAGCTGGTCTTCTGTCCGCCATCATTGTCCTGATAGTAACTCTGGCCATAGGGTTCTTGCTTGAACCACTGCCAAAG TCAGTGCTGGGCGCAGTGGTAATAGTGAATCTGAAAGGGATGCTGATGCAAGTGTCTGAAGTCCCTTACCTCTGGAGGAAGGATCGGCCTGACTGC ATTGTTTGGATTGTGACCTGTGTGGGCTCCATCTTGCTGGGACTGGATATTGGCCTTGCTGTGGGACTCGGAATAGAAATGATTGCTGTTGTCTTCAGGACTCAGTT CCCACACTGCTGTGTCCTGGCAAACATCTCTGGCACTGACATTTACAGAAACCGCAAGGACTATGTCAAT ATATATGAACCAGAGGGAGTGAAGATTTTCAGAATTCCTTCACCAATATTCTTTGCAAATATTGATTTCTTCAGAGGCAAACTGCTTGATGCT GTGGGCTTCAATCCCTTGAGAGtactgagaaagagaaataaagcccTGAGAAAAATTAAGAAGCTAATTAAGAAAGGGGAACTAAGAGTCACAAGT AAGGGACTACAGGCCACATGCTCTTTGCCTATTGAAGAGTCAGAAGATGAGAGCAATATGGAGGACTTAGATCAGCCAATAGACTTCTCAGACCTTCCTGTTCAGGTGAACTGGAGAGCAGAGCTTCCTGCCAACATCTCTGTTCCTCCAGTGGACATCCACAGTCTTGTCCTTGACTTCTCTGCTGTCTCCTTCCTTGATATCTCAGCACTCAAAGGACTTAAAACG GCTTTAAAAGAGTTTATCCGCATTGACATTGAGATCTACATTGTGGCCTGCGATC CCTACATCATTGAGAAACTCAAGAGCTGCAAATTCTTTGATGATGAGATTACAACATCCATCTTTTTTCTGACCCTCCATGATGCAATGCTGCACATACTTTATCTCCATCCGCCCCTCAGCATTAGTGAAAAG GTAAATATCAACTCTTGTGACAAGCTAAATAATGGAATGAACAGCTTGCGCAACAGAGAAAAAACA GGCAAGGAACCAGAGACCAGGTTCTAA